In the genome of bacterium HR34, the window TCAAAAGCATTTTCAGTAATAGGAGGCGGCCAGACAATAGAATTTGCAACAAAGTATAAGTTTTTAAATAAGTTCTCGTTTGTATCAACTGGTGGCGGCGCTATGTTGCACTTTTTGGCAGGTAACCCTATGCCGGGACTAAAAGCCCTTTCAGAAAAATAAAAGTTATTTTGACATCACTTCTCTTATTTAATAAAATAATCTCTTAGCCAATTTTAATTATGCCAGGAGAAAATTTTTTAAAAAAAGCAGAAAAAATAAAAAACATAAAAAAGTTTGAAAAAGTATTTTTCGACGCCGTAAATAAAAACAAAAACATAGTTTTATATTCTGACTCAGATCCAGACGGCGCTTGTTGTGCTGTTATATTAAAAGAAGCTCTTGAACTGCTTGGCAGAAAACCAAAAAAAGTTTATTTTCCAGATAGAGAAAAAGAAGGTTATGGTTTAAATTTTAGAGCAATCGAAAAACTTAAAAAGTACGCACCAGGCCTTTTAATTGTAACTGACTGCGGAACAACAAGCGTACAAGAAGTAGAACTTGCAAAAAAATACGGCTTTGAAGTTGCAATAATAGATCATCATGTTGTTTTTAGTAAAACACCAAGAGCGATTTTTATAAACCTCCACCAAAAAGGAGACAAATTTTATTTCAAAGAATTGTGCGCCGCAGGACTGGTATATGTTATTGTTAAATACCTCTTTTTAAAAAACAAAATAAGTTTTTCACCAGAAAGCTTTTTAGAACTTGCAATGCTCGCCACTATTGCTGATAGGGTTCCCCTTGTTTCATTAAATAAAGAAATTGTAGAGCAGGGAATAGAAGCTCTTAAAATAACCAAAAGGCCAGCCCTTAAAGTATTAAAAAATAAAACAAAACTAAGGCAGTATACCTTAGATAAAATAAATTACAAAATCGTTCATGTTTTGGGAGCTGGCTACAACGAAAGAAATATAAATAAAACCTACAAATTTTTAATTGAAAGAAATGATGAAAAATTAAATAAAATGTCAGACGAATTAACCCACAGTTTACAGGTTAAATATTATGAAATTCAAAGAATAGTAGATGAAGTAGAAGAAAGATTAAAAGTTAAAGGAATAAACGAATTTATTTTTGAAGGGTCTCACGATTGGCAGCTTTTTTATTTAGGCCCTGCAGCCTCCCGTTTAATAGAAAAATATAAAGTTCCTGTTTTTCTTTACCACATCTTAAAAGATGTAAAAGAAGCAGTAGGCGCTGTTAGAAGTACAGACAAAATAGACAGTGTAAAAGCAATGCAAAATTGCAAAAAATACCTTTTGTTATATGGAGGCCATCCAAAAGCATCTGGTTTCAGAATAAAAATTGAAAACCTTTCAGACTTTTATTATTGTCTTTTAAATTACATTAAGAAAAACAAATGAAAAACGAAACACCAAAAAAATTAATAGTCTACACAGATGGCTCCTCTCTTGGAAATCCCGGAAAATCAGCAATAGGGTTTGCCATATTTGATGATAAAGGAAACCTTATTAAAGAATACTCACAAGAAATTGGAATAAAAACAAACAATGAAGCAGAATACGAAGCCCTACTCTTCGCTCTTAAAAAAATAAAACTTTTATTTGGAAAAGATAAAATTAAAAATATAGAAATAGAAATAAGATCTGACAGCCAACTTATGACCTCTCAACTCCTTGGAAAATATAAAATTTTAGATGAAAAAATTAAAAATTTATTTATAGAATTTTGGAACCTTAAAACAGATTTTGGTAAAATAACAATTACTCAAATACCACGAGAACAAAACAAATTAGCCGATGCCCTTTCCAAAAAACTTAAACAACCAAACCTTTTTTAATACAACGAAAACAGATCTGTAATTTTTCTAACTTGCATTTGATTTTTTATTTTGTGTATTCTATTATTATTTTATATGTGGATGCTTTAAGGCAACCGCTTTCCGACTATTGTCGGAAAGAGGAAACTCCGGACATCCTGCTCCGATTTTTTCGTCGGAGTATAAAACCCTGCGGGTAAAGGCCCGCCGCCGTAAACTTATTGTAGTTTGCGGTAGGGGTGCGAACAGAGACGAGGTTGCCAGTAATGGCGCCTGTCCTTTTCGCTTCAAAATAATTTTGAAGCGAAAAGGAAAGCTCTGCGGTAACGCAGAGGTGAAACGGCTAAATCCCAGGGGGATGCAAGGCTAAAACCTGCTAAAAATCTAGCAGGTATGGGTAAGCCGCAATGAGTGTTATGGGTAACCATAACACCAAGATAAATGGTTGCCACTCTTCCTGCTTGAAATAGGAAGAGCACAGAATCCGGGTTATTAAAGCTTCCACAAAATAGACCAGACCTCGAGAAAATTTTCTCGAGGTCTACTTGCAAGTAAACCATAAATAAAAAATTTTTTTAATTATTGTATATTGTATTATGGAAGAAATTTTCAACGCCATAAAAAATTTAACAACATATATTTATAAGGTAACAGACAACTTACCTCAAGACCCACTGAAACACAAAATAAGAGAAAAAACTTTGGATTTATTAAACAAATTTTACTCAAGCGAAATTACTTCTTCTG includes:
- the recJ gene encoding Single-stranded-DNA-specific exonuclease RecJ, producing the protein MPGENFLKKAEKIKNIKKFEKVFFDAVNKNKNIVLYSDSDPDGACCAVILKEALELLGRKPKKVYFPDREKEGYGLNFRAIEKLKKYAPGLLIVTDCGTTSVQEVELAKKYGFEVAIIDHHVVFSKTPRAIFINLHQKGDKFYFKELCAAGLVYVIVKYLFLKNKISFSPESFLELAMLATIADRVPLVSLNKEIVEQGIEALKITKRPALKVLKNKTKLRQYTLDKINYKIVHVLGAGYNERNINKTYKFLIERNDEKLNKMSDELTHSLQVKYYEIQRIVDEVEERLKVKGINEFIFEGSHDWQLFYLGPAASRLIEKYKVPVFLYHILKDVKEAVGAVRSTDKIDSVKAMQNCKKYLLLYGGHPKASGFRIKIENLSDFYYCLLNYIKKNK
- the rnhA gene encoding 14.7 kDa ribonuclease H-like protein is translated as MKNETPKKLIVYTDGSSLGNPGKSAIGFAIFDDKGNLIKEYSQEIGIKTNNEAEYEALLFALKKIKLLFGKDKIKNIEIEIRSDSQLMTSQLLGKYKILDEKIKNLFIEFWNLKTDFGKITITQIPREQNKLADALSKKLKQPNLF